A single genomic interval of Gossypium raimondii isolate GPD5lz chromosome 11, ASM2569854v1, whole genome shotgun sequence harbors:
- the LOC105761047 gene encoding uncharacterized protein LOC105761047 isoform X2, translating into MELSLSDNALKTFSRSITCLARVGNELVIQASPSQLALHTLNSSRSAYQSITFKPNFFDAYRTSGTQVQCSVLLKAVCSVFRTPIASIDHLTVKLADPDASKVQWALACYSGMKKSYWITCNVEPDIQHLSLDRRRFPSNLVVRPRDLNRLLANFQSSLQEITIIATETTSLPSDAASEIGGKAVELRSYIDPTKENDSTLHTQLWIDPLEEFVQYTHIGDPVDVTFSMKELKAFLTFCEGCEVDIHLFLDKAGEPILLAPKFGLDDGSGSNFDATLVLATMLISQLHEGNPSEPAPAATTVHNQAMHRTGSEAQEERVRPNVPEHPSDHTRIWSDLSGSAAKSSNEVEERQVKGQQNLNASEQRDIQRISMMHITKDAPIKESVPAAPSFTRHQVEKDHDAGAQGRSQINVHGLSQRHPSNWVDANEEEEDGDDENELCVQSTPPYYEEQ; encoded by the exons ATGGAGCTGAGTCTAAGCGACAACGCTCTCAAAACCTTTAGTCGTTCGATCACGTGCCTCGCACGTGTAGGCAACGAGCTCGTCATCCAAGCTTCTCCTTCTCAG CTCGCACTTCATACACTCAATTCTTCAAGGTCGGCCTACCAATCTATTACGTTTAAGCCAAACTTCTTTGATGCCTATAGAACTTCTGGTACTCAAGTGCAGTGTAGTGTGCTTTTGAAG GCTGTTTGTTCTGTTTTTAGGACACCTATTGCAAGTATTGATCACTTGACTGTGAAATTGGCCGATCCTGATGCGTCGAAAGTACAGTGGGCTTTGGCATGCTATAGTG GTATGAAAAAATCATATTGGATTACCTGCAATGTTGAACCAGACATACAACACTTGTCTCTTGATAGGAGAAGATTTCCAAGTAACTTGGTAGTTAGGCCTCGTGATCTAAACAGATTGCTAGCTAATTTTCAATCATCACTTCAGGAAATTACCATCATTGCAACTGAGACAACGTCCTTACCTTCAGATGCTGCAAGTGAAATAGGTGGAAAAGCTGTTGAGCTTAGAAGTTATATAGATCCAACAAAAG AGAATGATTCCACATTGCACACTCAACTCTGGATAGATCCTTTGGAAGAGTTTGTGCAGTATACTCACATTGGAGATCCTGTAGATGTTACTTTTAGTATGAAGGAATTAAAG GCATTCCTTACTTTTTGTGAAGGCTGCGAGGTTGACATACACTTGTTTCTTGACAAAGCTGGCGA GCCGATTTTGTTGGCACCCAAATTTGGCCTAGATGATGGCTCTGGCTCAAACTTTGATGCTACACTTGTACTTGCAACCATGCTTATATCACAGCTGCATGAAGGCAATCCCTCTGAACCTGCACCAGCTGCTACGACTGTACATAATCAGGCAATGCACAGGACAGGGTCCGAAGCACAAGAAGAGAGGGTTAGGCCAAATGTACCTGAGCATCCATCGGACCACACCAGAATATGGTCTGACCTCTCAG GAAGTGCAGCAAAAAGCAGTAATGAGGTTGAAGAAAGGCAAGTGAAAGGACAGCAGAACTTGAATGCTAGTGAACAGAGGGATATTCAAAGGATTAGCATGATGCATATTACAAAAGATGCACCGATTAAAGAAAGTGTTCCTGCTGCTCCTAGTTT TACCCGCCACCAAGTAGAAAAGGACCATGATGCTGGGGCACAAG GTAGGAGCCAGATTAATGTGCATGGGTTATCACAACGTCATCCGAGTAATTGGGTAGATGCAaatgaggaggaggaggatGGGGATGATGAGAACGAACTATGTGTTCAGTCAACACCACCATATTATGAAGAACAATAA
- the LOC105761047 gene encoding uncharacterized protein LOC105761047 isoform X1 has translation MELSLSDNALKTFSRSITCLARVGNELVIQASPSQLALHTLNSSRSAYQSITFKPNFFDAYRTSGTQVQCSVLLKAVCSVFRTPIASIDHLTVKLADPDASKVQWALACYSGMKKSYWITCNVEPDIQHLSLDRRRFPSNLVVRPRDLNRLLANFQSSLQEITIIATETTSLPSDAASEIGGKAVELRSYIDPTKENDSTLHTQLWIDPLEEFVQYTHIGDPVDVTFSMKELKAFLTFCEGCEVDIHLFLDKAGECLLGNRPILLAPKFGLDDGSGSNFDATLVLATMLISQLHEGNPSEPAPAATTVHNQAMHRTGSEAQEERVRPNVPEHPSDHTRIWSDLSGSAAKSSNEVEERQVKGQQNLNASEQRDIQRISMMHITKDAPIKESVPAAPSFTRHQVEKDHDAGAQGRSQINVHGLSQRHPSNWVDANEEEEDGDDENELCVQSTPPYYEEQ, from the exons ATGGAGCTGAGTCTAAGCGACAACGCTCTCAAAACCTTTAGTCGTTCGATCACGTGCCTCGCACGTGTAGGCAACGAGCTCGTCATCCAAGCTTCTCCTTCTCAG CTCGCACTTCATACACTCAATTCTTCAAGGTCGGCCTACCAATCTATTACGTTTAAGCCAAACTTCTTTGATGCCTATAGAACTTCTGGTACTCAAGTGCAGTGTAGTGTGCTTTTGAAG GCTGTTTGTTCTGTTTTTAGGACACCTATTGCAAGTATTGATCACTTGACTGTGAAATTGGCCGATCCTGATGCGTCGAAAGTACAGTGGGCTTTGGCATGCTATAGTG GTATGAAAAAATCATATTGGATTACCTGCAATGTTGAACCAGACATACAACACTTGTCTCTTGATAGGAGAAGATTTCCAAGTAACTTGGTAGTTAGGCCTCGTGATCTAAACAGATTGCTAGCTAATTTTCAATCATCACTTCAGGAAATTACCATCATTGCAACTGAGACAACGTCCTTACCTTCAGATGCTGCAAGTGAAATAGGTGGAAAAGCTGTTGAGCTTAGAAGTTATATAGATCCAACAAAAG AGAATGATTCCACATTGCACACTCAACTCTGGATAGATCCTTTGGAAGAGTTTGTGCAGTATACTCACATTGGAGATCCTGTAGATGTTACTTTTAGTATGAAGGAATTAAAG GCATTCCTTACTTTTTGTGAAGGCTGCGAGGTTGACATACACTTGTTTCTTGACAAAGCTGGCGA ATGCTTACTTGGAAACAGGCCGATTTTGTTGGCACCCAAATTTGGCCTAGATGATGGCTCTGGCTCAAACTTTGATGCTACACTTGTACTTGCAACCATGCTTATATCACAGCTGCATGAAGGCAATCCCTCTGAACCTGCACCAGCTGCTACGACTGTACATAATCAGGCAATGCACAGGACAGGGTCCGAAGCACAAGAAGAGAGGGTTAGGCCAAATGTACCTGAGCATCCATCGGACCACACCAGAATATGGTCTGACCTCTCAG GAAGTGCAGCAAAAAGCAGTAATGAGGTTGAAGAAAGGCAAGTGAAAGGACAGCAGAACTTGAATGCTAGTGAACAGAGGGATATTCAAAGGATTAGCATGATGCATATTACAAAAGATGCACCGATTAAAGAAAGTGTTCCTGCTGCTCCTAGTTT TACCCGCCACCAAGTAGAAAAGGACCATGATGCTGGGGCACAAG GTAGGAGCCAGATTAATGTGCATGGGTTATCACAACGTCATCCGAGTAATTGGGTAGATGCAaatgaggaggaggaggatGGGGATGATGAGAACGAACTATGTGTTCAGTCAACACCACCATATTATGAAGAACAATAA